The genome window AGTATACATTCCACTTTGAAGGAGGATTTCCAGGTGGGGGATTTGGCGGATTTCATTTTTGACCTCGACGCTGTTCTTTGCCAAGAAACTCCTCGCATTGTTTCTGCAAGGAATGCACAGTTCAAAGTACAGTAGGCTCTCATACACATTCCCAAGAAGTTTTTGCTTTGCGGATACcatttttttctttcatttatgtAATTGAAGCAGTAGATTTAAGGAGAATTGATCGGATCGATAACAGGTCCATGTGTAACTTCCTAACTCAAAATGGGATGTGGAGGAGATAACTGATGTTACATTATCAAATAGTTCTTCTGAAACCCGGTGACAAAGATTCGAAATAATTTCTCATTTCTGTACTGAGTTCACAGGAGCCAAGCCAAGTAGCGCGAAGTTTGTCAAGCCAAGTAACTCATATTTGAGATTGACAAGTTGAATTACAGGTAGTTGATGCAATTggttatgttttttttttctggGTTGCATTTAGTGATAACTTTTAAATGCTTTTCTGATTATACCGAGTTTATGAAAGAAACTTGACATTCAACTATGAAAAGGGATTCATACTCTCTTTTCGTTTGAATTACTATTTGGATTCTTAAATAGTTTTTGTGCCAAATAATAGCTTTTCTTTATTTATATATAAGTAGTTCAACTGCAATGGTGTAACTAGTGATGGCAAAATGCATAAAAGCGGCTATTCATCTATATTATCAATTAAAAAATGGATTGGAtagtaaattttttaaaaatgagcaaaatatggATAAGATCTATATTATCCGtttaaaaaatggataaccaatgagtttaatttttatatttgcaaagattcAAATTGAGGGTTTCTCAAGTTTGGAGACTAAGAATTCTTCCTAAAGTGATCATACTCGAGAAATCATGGATAATATAGATATTCACATTATCTGTCAGTTAACCCATTTTTTACatgtattaaatatgggtcgggtcatgtaatttatccgttttttgcATTATCCGTTTTCGACATGTCTATATCCGACCCGCCATGCCCGTTTGACACCCCTAGATGTAACTATCCTAGGATAGACTGGTTTTACAATCAAGGAAGAGTGTCTTTAAGCAGATAAATCTAAATATCATAATAGCAAACTTAACAAGTATTCGTACAAAACaaataagaaacaaaaaaaaatcacatGTGCATCCAATAAATGGTGTCAAGTACAGGGAATCCCGAGCTACTATGCCAAAAATAAAAGTACAAAGGAACTGAAACTGAAAGAAAGGATATAGTACTAGATGATTTGTTTTTTAAATGGAAGGAATTCTCAGAAATCAGAATATTCGCCTGGAGAATATTGCCTATAGAATTATTGCTATTGCCTCGTAATTCTGGACACGTGCACTCAGTTTCACAACAATAATGAGACAATAATCAATTTCTAATCTTTAGTACCTCTATACAAGTCACAGGTCAATTCCCTTGTACCAATAATGGAGTCCAGACCAAAACCATTTCCCCCCCTTATCCTTATGCTCTTCTATTGCTTAACATCAGCAATAATAACTGTACAATCTTCCTTTCCCAAAGAAGCCCTGCCAACAAAATCAGGTTACCTCACAGTTAACTCAACAACTGGCTCAGCCATTTTTTACACTTTCTATGAAGCCCAAAAACCCAGCACAAAACTCCCTCTTTCTGAAACCCCAATTCTCATTTGGCTCCAAGGTGGTCCTGGTTGCTCTTCTATGCTTGGAAACTTCTATGAACTTGGTCCTTACTGTGTATCGTCTTCTTTCAGGCAAAACGTCGAACATCTTTCGCTCGAACCTAATCCTGGTTCTTGGAATCGAATATTTGGGCTCCTTTTTCTTGATAATCCTATTGGAACTGGATTTAGTATTGCTTCGACTCCTGATGAGATACCAAGAAACCAACATGATGTTGCTAAACACCTTTTTAAAGCTACAAGAGAGTTTGTTGCATTAGATCCTTTGTTTAAGACGCGTCCGATTTACTTAACTGGTGAAAGTTATGCTGGTAAATATGTGCCAGCATTTGGGTACTATACACTGAAAAAGAATGCGGTTTTGCCTAAATCAAGACGGTTGAATTTAGCTGGTGTCGCGATTGGGAATGGATTGACTGACCCCGATACTCAAGTGGGCACTCATGCTTTGAGTGCTTATTATTCCGGATTGATCAATGAGAAGCAAAAGACACAATTGGAATCGCTTCAAAAGGAAGCGATTCAACTTACCAAAAATGGCAATTGGAGCGCTGCAACGAGTGCTAGATCGAGGGTGTTAGGGATGTTGACGAATATGACGGGGCTTGCCACTTTATATGATTTTAGGAGGCTAAAGCCTTATGAAGATGAATTGGTGGCTAAATTTTTAAGCAATGTAGATATCAAGAGGGCTCTAAAAGCAAATGATTCGATAGCTTTTGAAGTATGCAGTGATTCAGTAGGCAAAGCATTGCACGAGGACGTGATGAAAAGCGTGAAGTACATGGTGGAGTTCTTGGTTAAGAATACTAAGGTGTTGTTATACCAGGGACAGTGTGATTTGAGAGATGGAGTGGTGTCGACTGAGGcatggatgaagaagatgaagtGGGACGGAATTGAAAAGTTTTTGGAGGCGGAGCGGAAGGTTTGGAGAGTGAATGACGGGCTTGCTGGATATGTGCAAAAGTTGGAGAGTTTGAGCCATGTTGTGGTAATGAACGCAGGGCATCTTGTGCCTACTGATCAGGCAGTGAACTCTCAGGTGATGATTGAAGATTGGGTATTGGAAAAGGGATTGTTTGCCACGGGTCAGATTAAGCAAAAGCCAAGAAATATTTGGTAAATCACTCTGAGTTCTTTGTGGCATCTGCTACTCAGTTGTCGTAGTTGTAATATGCTTGTTTTATCAGTTCCTTTCATGATGTTTGAAATTTTCTAACTAGAAATAAAAGGCAAAACTTTCTGATAATGCTTGGCGTTCTTTTTGACCATCCCTAGTTTCTCTTGCTCCCCTTGCTCATTCTTTCTTGATCTTAACATTCCTTTTTTCCGGGAATGAAAGACTAAAACATTGCATCCTAACAATTCAGGTACACTGCAGTTACAGACTTACAGGTACCTGACCCATCGAATAGATGTGATCTTAAGAAAAATAGTAAATTGTGGAGGGGCATATTGAAGATTAGTAGGGAATGACACAATTTTCACTGTAAATTGAAAGGCATAATAGGGAATGACACCAAGATAAGGCAATGTTGCTCTGAAAACACAGCATTTGCTCAAATTATATCATCCTATTTCAGTTAGTTTATTTACACTAGTACTCCTAATTTCTCGTATTCATTCTTCCAGGCTAATAGGAAAATAGAGTAGTAATGAATCCTAGAGGTGGGTTTTTCATTCTTTTGCCTCAAGGTGGCGTAGTCTAACCAAGCTAGGTGACTCTCTAAATTATTGCTTAGAAATTGTGAAGgattgaaaagaaaaagaaaaataaatataagGCCAGCATCTAATGTCATTGAATGTGTTTAGATAAAGAAAGTGTACATAATCGAAGGAAGCACACTATTTTCCTATGGTTTGGAGCGCAAAACAAAACAACATTGGCCAATAACACCATTAGACCAGTGTATATTTTCTTTGACAATTTCAGTAGAAGTAGCTAAAGGTAATGAACTTTTTTCAATCTCCTTCCTCCCGCTCCTTCAAACATCGGAATTTCATTCTTGTAAAGATCTGTCATTTACTCGATGTCGATACTTTCATGCTCACTCCACCCCTATAATTTGTTGTCGAGTCCATGTGAATACCAGCAGTAGACCACTACAAACTCCCATTTCTCCTTATTGTCTCATGTTACAAATGCGTACGGTTAGGTGATAAATGACAAGAGGAAGATCCAGTTAGAATTCCAAGCTAAAGCCATTTCATTGACAAAGGGTGGCAATCAGAGTGAAGCAACAAATGTCAGAATTAAGTTTTTCAACACATTTCGAAACATGACTGGATAAGAAACATTCTAGTATCCTAAGGCAAAAGTCATTTGCAGTACCAAGGGTACCACCCGCCAGGGGCAAAACTATATGTCTTaaagggtggtcaactgaccacccttcgtcggaaaattatacttcgtatataggtaaaatattaggttttagaGGTATATGACATATATTGAACACTCTTTGTCAGGGAACTTTTTTcacttatttcaagttttaacacCCTTGAGGAAATTTCTGGCTTTGCTACTGCCAGCCATTGGATCCAAGAATAGAACCATGGACTTGATGCCCCTGCGGAAGCTTTGTGATAACGGTGACCCAAAATTCAgcatagaaaagaaaaagaattcaTGATCACTGTCTCCGGTCTAAGTGAGGTCCTTCCTTTTGACTCAAACCAAGTTAGTATGGTTTTTGCTCAAGCAGTTTGCTGTTGCTTGTCTGTTGTTTTTCTGCATATGAATCCAAATATCTATGGGCCATACTATAGAGGTTTATCTTTTTAGCCTAAATTTGGATATCAAATACGAAGTACACTTCCATACATACTGAAAATATTTGTAAGTAGCTACCTTGCAATGTTAGATTGATGACACATGTGAGTCATTTCAGATAAAGTAGTTTGAAAATATTATGTTAGTGCATGGTAACATTTACTGGTTGAATTTGTGTGCCAATCCGTTAACAGACCCCGTTGTGTAAAATGGTCTTTGTACAACTTTTTTCCCCTTAGCTTCTCCTCTATTAGCATTTTGCCCCATGTTACTTTGCTACAATTGCGATTTGAAAAAGGATTACCTCTTTGAACCTTTTGCTATTTGTCTCGTAGACTCAACAGATTCTGGGCGATGAGGAAAAACGTACATGATATGACAGGGGAGAAGACATTGTGACATCGGTTAAGGAATGGGCGGTGAGGGATTAAACCCATTCGGGAGGAGGGCAGCAGTTTACTTCCACTTTGAAGGAGGATTTCCAGCTGATGGTTTTCCAAGTGGGGGATTTGGTGGATTCCATTTTTGACCTTGATGGTGTTTGTTTTGCACGTTTTCTTACCAAGAAACTCCTCACATGGTTGCTGCAAGGGGTGCACTCTTATGCTCATTTCCAGGAAGTTTAGCTCCGTGGAtaccatttttctttcttttatgtaCCTTAGTAGCAGTAGACTTAGAGGAGAATTATTCGGATTGATAACAGGTCAATGTGTAACTTCCTAACTCGAATAGAATGTTGTGGATCAGATAACTGATGTAGTTACATTATCAAATAGTTCTTCTGAAACCAAGTGAAAATATTCGAATTGCTTTCTCATTTCTATACTCTGGCTGATTTGGGTTAAAAGGCGTAGTTGATTGAGTGATGTATACTGGTTCACATGAGCAACTGTACACTGCATTTACCTCCAGAAATAAGGTGAAGTGAAGTTTTTGAGGCCAAGTAACTCGGATACAGAGCATAGGGGTAGTCCAAGAAGCAAATATAACCACCCACGCCATATAAGATATGGTTATACACAACCCAATCGATCTTGAACATGCACATGAATGAATCACTACAAAACCCGAAATCAAAAATGTAAGAAACGGAAAACAAGAATTTAGGATTTACCAAAATTGACACGTTCTGAGCTTTAATACAGTGCTTGATGGGTCTATAGAGACGATTACACCCAAAATCCAAGCTTGATCCTTGTCCTTTCCCGCCGGAAACCGCCTTGGTCGATGGGGTTGAGTGACAGAGAGAAGAGAGAGCATAGAGAGTAGAGAGATGAAAGAGAAATTGGGCGGAAAAATGAGGAAGGAgtaatatttttcaaactttatatGTGACCCACAAGTTTTTAAAATGTTAAAAATGCCCCATCCACCCCAACCCACTTATTTAACCATTTTCCAACCCAAAAGAAATTGAGAAAGAAAAGGGGAGGCCACTTGACCAATTTAAGTGTTTGAGGAAGTCTTGTTACCAAATGCTCTCATGTAACCATGTTAGGATAGGCTGGTTTTACAATTAAAGAAGAGCGTCTTTAAGCAGATTTTATCTGAATAGCTATAACAGCAGTCACTGATGCCATTAGGGTATGCTGTCTATATCATATACCTTTTGGAGTGCGGCCCTTTCCCGGATCCTGCGTGAACGCAGAATGCCTTGTGCACCGAGctaccattttaaaaaaaaatctataATATTTATAGCAATTAAAGACTTTGAGCAAACTTATCAATTATtcatacaaaacgataaattatgCAATAATGGGTAACAACAATCCAAAAACTTAGATTGAATTTCATGGATAAGAAACTAAAAAAAAAACTCACATATGCATGGAATAAATGGTGTCAAGTACAAGGGGATCCTGAGGTATTATGCCAAAAATAAAAGTACAAAAGAAacagacaaaaataataaaaggaaCTAAACTGAATTATAGTACTAGatgatttattttctttttaaatgCAAAAATCCATTGTTTAGCACATCTGAGAAATCAGAATATCCGTCTGGAGAATATTGCCTATAGAATTATTGTCTGGACACAGTGCACTGAtttatacaacaacaataatgagaCAATAATCAATTTCTAATCTTTAGTACTTCTATATATGTACTTTATCAGTGAGTTACACAGGTCAATTCCCTTGTACCAATAATGGAGTCCAGACCAAAACCACTGCCCCTCCTTATGCTCTTCTATTGCTTATTATCATCAGCAATAATAACTGTGCTATCTTCCTTTCCCAAAGAAGCCCTGCCAACAAAATCAGGTTACCTCACAGTTAACTCAACAACTGGCTCAGCCATTTTTTACACTTTCTATGAAGCCCAAAAACCCAGCACAAAACTCCCTCTTTCTGAAACCCCAATTCTCATTTGGCTCCAAGGTGGTCCTGGTTGCTCTTCTATGCTTGGAAACTTCTATGAACTTGGTCCTTACCGTGTATCGTCTTCTTTCAGGCAAAACGTCGAACATCTTTCGCTCGAACCTAATCCTGGTTCTTGGAATCGAATATTTGGGCTCCTTTTTCTTGATAATCCTATTGGAACTGGATTTAGTATTGCTTCGACTCCTGATGAGATACCAAGAAACCAACATGATGTTGCTAAACACCTTTTTAAAGCTACAAGAGAGTTTGTTGCATTAGATCCTTTGTTTAAGACGCGTCCGATTTACTTAACCGGTGAAAGTTATGCTGGTAAATATGTGCCAGCATTTGGGTACTATACAGTGAAAAAGAATGCGGGTTTGCCTAAATCAAGACAGTTGAATTTAGCTGGTGTCGCGATTGGGAATGGATTGACTGACCCCGATACTCAAGTGGGCACTCATGCTTTGAGTGCTTATTATTCCGGATTGATCAATGAGAAGCAAAAGACACAATTGGAATCGCTTCAAAAGGAAGCGATTCGACTTACCAAAAATGGCAATTGGAGCGCGGCAACGAGTGCTAGATCGAGGGTGTTAGGGATGTTGACGAATATGACGGGGCTTGCCACTTTATATGATTTTAGGAGGCTAAAGCCTTATGAAGATGAATTGGTGGCTAAATTTTTAAGCAATGTAGATATCAAGAGGGCTCTAAAAGCAAATGATTCGATAGCTTTTGAAGTATGCAGTGATTCAGTAGGCAAAGCATTGCACGAGGACGTGATGAAAAGCGTGAAGTACATGGTGGAGTTCTTGGTTAAGAATACTAAGGTGTTGTTATACCAGGGACAGTGTGATTTGAGAGATGGAGTGGTGTCGACTGAGGcatggatgaagaagatgaagtGGGACGAAATTGATAAGTTTTTGGAGGCGGAGCGGAAGGTTTGGAGAGTGAATGACGGGCTTGCTGGATATGTGCAAAAGTGGGAGAGTTTGAGCCATGTTGTGGTAATGAACGCAGGGCATCTTGTGCCTACTGATCAAGCAGTGAATTCTCAGGTGATGATTGAAGATTGGGTATTGGAAAAGGGATTGTTTGCCACGGGTCAGATTAAGCAAAAGCCAAGAAATATTGGTAAATCACTCTGAGTTCTTTGTGGCATCTGCTACTCAGTTGTAGTTGTACTATGACTTCCTGGAAATTTGAGTTTTATGCTTGTTGTATCAGCTCCTTCACGAAGTTGGAAATGTTCTAACTAGAAATAAAAAGCAAAACTTTCTGATAATCTAATGCTTCGAGTTCATTTGGCCATCACTAATGCCACTGTTGTATCAGTTCCTTACACAATGTTTGTAATGTTGTAAGtagaaataaaaggaaaaactTTCTGATAATTGCAAGCAGAACACTTGGAGTTCATGTGACCATCACTAGTTTCTCTTGCTCTTGCTCATGCTTTCGTGATCTTTACATGTCTTGTTTTCTGGGAATGAAAGACTAAAATGTTGCGTCCTAACCATTCAGATACACTGCAGCTACAGGTACCTGGCCCATCGAATAGATGTGATCTTAAGAAAAATAGTAAATTGGGGAGGGGCATATTGAAGAATCGAAGATTAATAGGGAATTGACACAATTTTCATGCTAAATTGAAAGACATAATTTACTCACCCAAGATAAGGTAATGTTGCTCGGAAAACACATTGTTTGTTCAAAATATATCATCCTATTTCTTTTAGTTTATTTACACTAGTACTCTATCTAATTTCTCGTGTTCATTCTTCTAGACTAATAGACCATTTCTCGATTTGTGCGTGTCATCCTTGTCGCAGGGGCCATACTAATCTTCTCTGTATCGTTCCAGTTTTATCGGATGTCCCCGAAGGGACTCTTCTAGACTAATAGGAAAATAGAGTAGTAATGAATCTTAGAGATAGCTTTTCATTCTCTTGTATCAAGGTGGCGTGTTTATCCAAGCTTGGTGACTCTGTAAATTATTGCTTAAAATTGTCAatgattgaaaaagaaaaagaaaaaacaatataAGGTCAGCATCTAATGTCATTGTATGTGTTTAAAAAGTGTATATAATTGAAGGAAGCATAttattttcctttgatttggaGAGCAAAACAAAACAACATTGGTCAATAACACCAATAAATCAGGATATATTTTCTTTGACAATTTCAGTGGAAGTA of Nicotiana tomentosiformis chromosome 7, ASM39032v3, whole genome shotgun sequence contains these proteins:
- the LOC104120743 gene encoding serine carboxypeptidase-like 50 isoform X1 — translated: MESRPKPFPPLILMLFYCLTSAIITVQSSFPKEALPTKSGYLTVNSTTGSAIFYTFYEAQKPSTKLPLSETPILIWLQGGPGCSSMLGNFYELGPYCVSSSFRQNVEHLSLEPNPGSWNRIFGLLFLDNPIGTGFSIASTPDEIPRNQHDVAKHLFKATREFVALDPLFKTRPIYLTGESYAGKYVPAFGYYTLKKNAVLPKSRRLNLAGVAIGNGLTDPDTQVGTHALSAYYSGLINEKQKTQLESLQKEAIQLTKNGNWSAATSARSRVLGMLTNMTGLATLYDFRRLKPYEDELVAKFLSNVDIKRALKANDSIAFEVCSDSVGKALHEDVMKSVKYMVEFLVKNTKVLLYQGQCDLRDGVVSTEAWMKKMKWDGIEKFLEAERKVWRVNDGLAGYVQKLESLSHVVVMNAGHLVPTDQAVNSQVMIEDWVLEKGLFATGQIKQKPRNIWELFSLISSFNTLEEISGFATASHWIQE
- the LOC104120743 gene encoding serine carboxypeptidase-like 50 isoform X2 — translated: MESRPKPFPPLILMLFYCLTSAIITVQSSFPKEALPTKSGYLTVNSTTGSAIFYTFYEAQKPSTKLPLSETPILIWLQGGPGCSSMLGNFYELGPYCVSSSFRQNVEHLSLEPNPGSWNRIFGLLFLDNPIGTGFSIASTPDEIPRNQHDVAKHLFKATREFVALDPLFKTRPIYLTGESYAGKYVPAFGYYTLKKNAVLPKSRRLNLAGVAIGNGLTDPDTQVGTHALSAYYSGLINEKQKTQLESLQKEAIQLTKNGNWSAATSARSRVLGMLTNMTGLATLYDFRRLKPYEDELVAKFLSNVDIKRALKANDSIAFEVCSDSVGKALHEDVMKSVKYMVEFLVKNTKVLLYQGQCDLRDGVVSTEAWMKKMKWDGIEKFLEAERKVWRVNDGLAGYVQKLESLSHVVVMNAGHLVPTDQAVNSQVMIEDWVLEKGLFATGQIKQKPRNI
- the LOC104120742 gene encoding serine carboxypeptidase-like 50, which gives rise to MESRPKPLPLLMLFYCLLSSAIITVLSSFPKEALPTKSGYLTVNSTTGSAIFYTFYEAQKPSTKLPLSETPILIWLQGGPGCSSMLGNFYELGPYRVSSSFRQNVEHLSLEPNPGSWNRIFGLLFLDNPIGTGFSIASTPDEIPRNQHDVAKHLFKATREFVALDPLFKTRPIYLTGESYAGKYVPAFGYYTVKKNAGLPKSRQLNLAGVAIGNGLTDPDTQVGTHALSAYYSGLINEKQKTQLESLQKEAIRLTKNGNWSAATSARSRVLGMLTNMTGLATLYDFRRLKPYEDELVAKFLSNVDIKRALKANDSIAFEVCSDSVGKALHEDVMKSVKYMVEFLVKNTKVLLYQGQCDLRDGVVSTEAWMKKMKWDEIDKFLEAERKVWRVNDGLAGYVQKWESLSHVVVMNAGHLVPTDQAVNSQVMIEDWVLEKGLFATGQIKQKPRNIDSRR